One segment of Ketobacter sp. MCCC 1A13808 DNA contains the following:
- the pqqD gene encoding pyrroloquinoline quinone biosynthesis peptide chaperone PqqD, which translates to MDNESSAPDQPTLHRAFHVNSHYRLQWEEAQQCHVLLYPEGMVRLSATATEILQRCLEPVTLSALVTRLCAAFADAPADVIAQDVEEFVADALQQGWLVDAG; encoded by the coding sequence ATGGATAACGAATCGAGCGCGCCCGATCAACCAACGCTTCACCGTGCTTTTCATGTGAATAGTCATTATCGTCTGCAGTGGGAAGAAGCCCAGCAATGCCACGTGTTGCTGTATCCGGAGGGCATGGTGCGCCTCAGTGCAACCGCTACAGAAATTTTACAACGTTGTCTGGAGCCGGTCACTCTTTCGGCCTTGGTGACCCGGTTATGTGCTGCATTTGCAGATGCACCGGCGGATGTAATAGCGCAGGATGTAGAAGAGTTCGTCGCGGATGCGCTGCAGCAAGGCTGGCTGGTTGATGCCGGCTGA
- the pqqB gene encoding pyrroloquinoline quinone biosynthesis protein PqqB: MYIRILGSAAGGGFPQWNCNCPNCRGVRKGTLNALPRTQSSIAVSADGVAWVLFNTSPDILTQLAANPDLQPARQLRDTAIKAIVFMDSQIDHTTGLLMLREGCPHEVYCTDMVYEDLTTGFPLFNMLKHWNGGINRFDIPLDGESFAIGGIEHLRFTAIPVSGKAPPYSPHRQDPHVGDNIGILVTDERSGKTLFYAPGLGQMTSLTLECMAAADCLLVDGTFWQEDEMAVAGLGDRKAADMGHLPQSGPQGMLNLLGSMSKPRKILIHINNTNPILDENSPQRMQVQAEGVEVAYDGMRIELN; the protein is encoded by the coding sequence ATGTATATCCGAATTTTAGGTTCTGCTGCCGGTGGCGGGTTTCCGCAGTGGAATTGTAATTGCCCGAACTGCCGTGGCGTACGCAAGGGTACGCTGAATGCGCTGCCCAGAACCCAGTCTTCCATTGCGGTCAGTGCAGATGGTGTGGCGTGGGTGTTATTCAATACCTCACCGGACATTCTGACACAACTTGCTGCCAACCCCGATTTGCAACCCGCGCGGCAATTGCGTGATACCGCCATTAAAGCCATTGTGTTTATGGACAGTCAGATCGATCATACCACCGGTTTACTGATGCTGCGGGAAGGTTGTCCTCATGAAGTCTATTGTACGGATATGGTGTATGAGGATCTTACGACCGGTTTTCCGTTGTTTAATATGCTCAAGCACTGGAATGGGGGAATCAACCGATTTGATATTCCTTTGGATGGGGAATCCTTTGCCATCGGGGGGATAGAACATCTCCGTTTTACTGCGATTCCTGTTTCCGGCAAGGCGCCGCCTTACAGCCCGCATCGCCAGGATCCGCATGTCGGCGATAACATCGGTATTTTGGTGACCGATGAGCGTAGCGGCAAAACGTTGTTTTATGCACCGGGCCTCGGTCAAATGACGTCGTTAACCCTGGAATGCATGGCGGCGGCGGATTGTTTGTTGGTGGACGGAACATTCTGGCAGGAAGATGAGATGGCGGTGGCGGGGCTGGGTGATCGCAAGGCCGCGGACATGGGCCATTTGCCGCAATCCGGACCGCAGGGTATGTTGAATTTGTTAGGTTCCATGTCCAAGCCCCGCAAAATTCTGATTCACATCAATAACACCAACCCCATACTCGACGAAAATTCCCCGCAACGAATGCAGGTACAGGCAGAGGGCGTGGAAGTGGCTTACGACGGTATGCGCATAGAGTTGAATTGA
- the pqqA gene encoding pyrroloquinoline quinone precursor peptide PqqA, producing MKFVFSKHRQPTIQKEFAMWTKPTYQNVRLGFEITMYFSVR from the coding sequence ATGAAGTTTGTCTTCAGTAAACACAGACAACCTACAATACAAAAGGAATTTGCTATGTGGACCAAACCAACTTATCAGAACGTTCGTCTCGGCTTTGAAATCACGATGTATTTCTCAGTCCGTTGA
- a CDS encoding DEAD/DEAH box helicase, whose protein sequence is MLSLLDLPLEPALLKATENLGFNSATEVQSLAIPAILEGSDVMVSAPTGSGKTAAFLLPLLHRLMNIRSPYKVSRALILLPTRELALQTLDHLQKLAEFTEIKAALIIGGESFKKQLSTLGKNPEVLIATPGRLVEHIESESMDLGSIEFLLLDEADRMLQMGFAEDLKVISSQCRAKRQNLLFSATLDHESMSPIRAQFVDPVSIEVGSQKADHSHIVQQLVLSDDRKHKEALTFALIEEEQADKVFVFCSSRLQCEQLSSFLRYKKLKVSYIHGELNQSLRKKVMTEFRQQRIQVLVATDLAARGLDIEGVGLVINYSVARTGDDHAHRVGRTGRAGQEGKAVSLISDLEWNKMASIQRYLGITLRRRVVQGLKAQYTGPKKLKNSGKAAGTKKKKKKIKTGAVKKKAKKG, encoded by the coding sequence GTGTTATCGCTACTCGATTTGCCCCTCGAACCAGCACTACTAAAAGCGACCGAGAATCTGGGTTTCAACAGCGCCACCGAGGTGCAATCCCTGGCCATCCCCGCCATCCTGGAGGGCAGCGACGTTATGGTGTCTGCGCCGACTGGCAGTGGTAAGACTGCGGCTTTTCTGTTGCCGTTGTTACATCGCCTGATGAACATACGCTCTCCTTATAAGGTTAGCCGGGCGCTGATTTTGCTACCGACCCGTGAGCTGGCATTGCAAACCCTGGATCACTTGCAGAAGCTGGCTGAATTCACCGAGATCAAAGCCGCCCTGATCATCGGTGGTGAGTCTTTCAAAAAGCAGCTCAGTACGCTGGGAAAAAATCCGGAAGTACTTATCGCTACGCCGGGCAGGCTGGTAGAGCACATTGAGTCGGAGTCGATGGATCTGGGCAGCATTGAATTTTTGTTGCTGGATGAGGCGGACCGGATGCTGCAAATGGGGTTTGCGGAAGACCTCAAAGTCATTTCATCGCAATGTCGAGCAAAACGCCAGAACCTGCTGTTCTCTGCGACCTTGGATCACGAGAGTATGAGTCCTATCCGGGCGCAGTTTGTTGATCCGGTTTCCATCGAAGTGGGCTCTCAAAAAGCAGACCATAGTCACATAGTACAGCAGTTGGTGTTGTCGGACGATCGCAAGCACAAAGAAGCGCTCACGTTTGCCCTGATCGAAGAGGAGCAAGCGGATAAGGTGTTTGTATTCTGCTCCAGTCGTTTGCAGTGCGAACAGCTCAGTAGCTTTCTGCGATATAAAAAACTCAAGGTCAGCTATATACACGGTGAGCTGAATCAAAGCTTGCGCAAAAAAGTCATGACCGAATTCAGGCAACAACGAATTCAGGTACTGGTGGCGACGGACCTGGCAGCAAGAGGCCTGGATATAGAGGGGGTTGGGCTGGTTATTAATTATTCTGTAGCTCGTACCGGTGATGATCATGCACACCGGGTGGGCAGAACGGGACGGGCAGGCCAGGAAGGGAAGGCGGTTTCCCTGATCTCTGATTTGGAGTGGAATAAAATGGCCAGTATCCAACGTTATTTGGGCATAACTTTGAGGCGTCGTGTCGTGCAGGGCCTGAAAGCCCAGTATACCGGGCCTAAAAAGCTCAAGAATTCAGGTAAGGCTGCAGGCACCAAAAAGAAAAAGAAGAAAATAAAAACGGGTGCCGTGAAAAAGAAAGCCAAAAAGGGATAA
- a CDS encoding response regulator transcription factor, which produces MPAEDFVATILLVEDHKPLAETVILYLENAGYTLDYSADGLSALHLATTNQYDAIVLDILLPGINGFEICHKLRAEALISTPILMLTARDQLEDKLRGFQNGADDYLVKPFDLPELDVRLQALIRRQRGELEQQTLQVGDLILNPRSMTATRQGRDLPLKPTGFRILKILMRESPAMVKREALERELWGDMIPDSDALRSHIYQLRKAIDKPFAQPMIQTYPGVGVKLVTPAT; this is translated from the coding sequence ATGCCTGCAGAAGACTTTGTCGCCACCATCCTGTTAGTTGAAGACCACAAACCCCTGGCCGAAACGGTTATCCTGTATTTGGAAAATGCTGGCTATACATTGGATTATTCTGCCGACGGTCTATCCGCTCTGCATCTGGCAACCACCAATCAATACGACGCCATCGTGCTGGATATACTGCTTCCTGGTATCAATGGCTTTGAAATCTGCCACAAACTGCGCGCTGAAGCCCTGATCAGCACACCGATCCTGATGCTGACTGCCCGCGATCAGTTAGAGGACAAGTTGCGTGGTTTTCAAAATGGTGCGGACGATTACCTGGTCAAGCCGTTCGATCTGCCGGAGCTGGATGTCCGCCTGCAAGCCCTGATCCGGCGTCAAAGGGGTGAATTGGAACAGCAGACCCTGCAAGTGGGCGATCTGATCCTGAATCCCCGTAGCATGACGGCCACCAGACAAGGGCGGGACCTGCCACTGAAACCGACCGGGTTCAGGATTTTGAAAATACTCATGCGCGAAAGCCCTGCCATGGTGAAGCGGGAAGCACTGGAAAGAGAGCTCTGGGGCGACATGATCCCGGACAGTGACGCCCTTAGGAGCCATATATATCAGCTTAGGAAAGCCATCGACAAACCGTTTGCGCAGCCCATGATTCAAACTTACCCCGGTGTGGGTGTAAAACTGGTAACCCCTGCAACTTGA
- a CDS encoding sensor histidine kinase, with translation MAYSLPKKRKGIQSRLIRVFAMQATLVSVATALGVFAAYKIAENVLVKEALTSEAEHYFQLEQAYGEYPLPNTKNMRGYKAHLDKLGSLPAALQPLPPGYGRQQIDGKSPLVLVTERNGERLYLLFKEEQVSKLAIFFGVAPLTLVLILIYSASWFTFRQSQRVISPVVKLAKVVEAANVTDSQHLDQALKPFHEVDADIDSLATAIEHFTFRLQSFVERERTFTRDASHELRTPLAVLKGSLDVLDQMETFTEKGATVVMRMRQTIDDMVSLSETLLMLAREDDGKLDKVNIVINDLIATLVTGVVASVSEGVQETRSTAIDVVNESRFEVLAPDKVLNILFTNLLKNALVHGAGAAVTIRIGAESVTVQDEGPGMNSEMQKKVLQPFYRSANDGKGHGLGLSIVDRLCQRFGWQLEIASEPGKGSAITVYFPRARML, from the coding sequence ATGGCTTACTCATTACCGAAAAAAAGAAAAGGCATTCAATCGCGCCTGATTCGTGTGTTTGCGATGCAGGCAACGTTAGTGAGTGTCGCTACTGCGTTGGGGGTATTCGCTGCCTACAAAATTGCGGAAAATGTGTTGGTAAAAGAAGCCTTGACCAGTGAAGCCGAACATTATTTTCAACTCGAACAGGCGTATGGCGAATACCCGTTGCCCAATACTAAAAATATGCGCGGTTATAAAGCGCACCTGGACAAGCTTGGTAGCTTACCCGCAGCACTTCAGCCTTTACCTCCGGGCTATGGGCGGCAGCAAATTGATGGAAAGTCGCCTTTGGTATTGGTCACAGAACGAAACGGGGAGCGTCTGTATTTACTGTTCAAGGAAGAACAGGTCTCTAAGCTTGCGATATTTTTCGGCGTCGCACCGTTAACGTTGGTGCTGATCCTGATTTACTCTGCGTCCTGGTTTACTTTTCGTCAATCGCAACGTGTTATTTCTCCCGTGGTGAAACTGGCGAAGGTGGTTGAGGCGGCCAATGTCACCGACAGTCAACATCTTGATCAGGCACTCAAGCCTTTTCACGAGGTGGATGCGGATATCGACAGTTTGGCGACCGCCATCGAACACTTTACCTTTCGTTTGCAATCCTTTGTTGAACGCGAGCGAACCTTTACTCGCGATGCGTCTCATGAATTGCGCACTCCGTTAGCGGTGCTGAAGGGGTCGCTGGATGTGTTGGATCAAATGGAAACGTTTACAGAAAAAGGCGCAACGGTCGTGATGCGCATGCGGCAAACCATTGATGATATGGTGAGTCTGTCGGAAACGCTGTTGATGTTGGCACGGGAAGACGATGGCAAGCTGGATAAGGTCAACATCGTGATCAATGATCTGATCGCCACCCTGGTGACCGGTGTCGTCGCATCTGTCAGCGAAGGCGTGCAGGAGACACGCAGTACCGCTATTGATGTTGTCAATGAGTCTCGATTCGAAGTTCTTGCTCCGGATAAAGTGCTCAATATCCTGTTCACCAATCTGCTTAAGAACGCGCTGGTTCATGGCGCCGGAGCAGCCGTCACGATTCGCATCGGCGCGGAGTCAGTGACCGTGCAGGACGAAGGGCCGGGAATGAATTCCGAGATGCAAAAGAAAGTATTGCAGCCGTTTTATCGTAGTGCCAATGATGGCAAGGGACACGGTTTGGGACTGTCTATTGTGGACCGGTTGTGCCAACGGTTCGGCTGGCAGCTGGAGATCGCCAGCGAGCCGGGTAAGGGCAGCGCTATAACGGTTTATTTCCCCCGAGCCCGCATGTTGTAA
- a CDS encoding SAM-dependent methyltransferase has protein sequence MIINLAEKGWMPDALIRFGIRRLCEERLRDETLRMTRSQGQTYRDYLQSLRESPIATETDAANEQHYEVPSGFYQLVLGPHLKYSSCWWDEGVRTLGEAEQAMLQKYAERAQLRDGQHILELGCGWGSLTLWMAQRFPRSQIVAVSNSSSQREYIVGQAHRLKLANVNVITSDVNDLQLDQTFDRVVSVEMFEHVRNYQKLMQHISQWLADDGLLFVHIFGHQELLYPFETEGDKNWMGKYFFTGGQMPSADTLPQFQDHLGLINQWSVPGYHYQKTARAWLDNLDRNRAAVYDLFCDSYGQGQADIWIQRWRMFFMSCEELFGYRYGKEWLVFHYLFAKLP, from the coding sequence ATGATCATTAATTTGGCAGAAAAAGGGTGGATGCCCGATGCGCTTATCCGCTTCGGCATCCGGCGGCTTTGTGAGGAGCGTTTACGGGATGAAACCCTGCGTATGACCCGGAGCCAAGGGCAGACCTATCGTGATTATTTGCAATCGCTACGTGAAAGTCCCATTGCCACTGAAACGGATGCGGCCAATGAGCAGCACTATGAAGTGCCTTCCGGGTTTTATCAATTGGTGTTGGGGCCGCATTTAAAATACAGCAGTTGTTGGTGGGATGAGGGTGTCCGTACACTGGGAGAAGCAGAGCAGGCGATGCTGCAAAAGTACGCCGAGCGGGCACAGCTAAGGGATGGACAGCACATTCTCGAACTTGGTTGTGGCTGGGGTTCGCTAACCTTGTGGATGGCACAACGGTTTCCCCGTTCCCAAATCGTCGCGGTTTCCAATTCCAGCAGTCAGCGTGAATATATCGTCGGGCAAGCGCATCGGCTCAAATTAGCCAACGTCAACGTAATAACCTCCGACGTCAATGATCTGCAGCTGGACCAAACCTTTGACCGGGTTGTCTCTGTTGAAATGTTTGAGCACGTACGTAATTATCAAAAACTGATGCAGCATATCAGTCAGTGGCTGGCGGATGACGGATTGCTGTTTGTGCATATTTTTGGACACCAGGAATTGCTCTATCCTTTTGAAACAGAGGGTGATAAGAACTGGATGGGAAAGTATTTTTTTACCGGTGGCCAGATGCCTTCGGCAGATACATTACCTCAGTTTCAGGATCACCTCGGTTTAATCAATCAATGGTCTGTGCCGGGGTATCATTATCAGAAAACAGCCCGGGCCTGGCTGGATAACCTGGATCGTAACAGAGCCGCGGTCTATGATCTGTTTTGTGATTCTTATGGCCAGGGCCAAGCCGATATCTGGATTCAGCGTTGGCGCATGTTTTTTATGTCGTGCGAAGAATTATTCGGTTATCGCTACGGTAAGGAATGGTTAGTTTTCCACTACCTTTTTGCCAAACTCCCTTAA
- a CDS encoding DUF1295 domain-containing protein yields MDMHVLKLTALLLIAVFIVGWWHQEQRKNAAWVDVIWAFGVAAVALIYVIVGNGDEALRWLTGVIYVVWFGRLGWHLARRVAEAPQEDGRYGYLRQWAGPRASLVFFAFYLTQASWVWLFTLPAWLLAQGDWPGAGWALLALLVAAVAWVGESLADHQLQKFKAEPANRVKTCRAGFWYYSRHPNYFFEWCHWFVYPLLGIATAGGAWLWLAPLMMFVFLYFVTGIPFTEKQALRSRGEDYRAYQHTTPMFFPWKPKPGATGTRR; encoded by the coding sequence ATGGATATGCACGTGCTCAAGTTAACCGCACTGCTCTTGATCGCGGTTTTTATCGTCGGCTGGTGGCATCAGGAACAGCGGAAGAATGCTGCCTGGGTCGATGTGATATGGGCGTTCGGCGTGGCCGCTGTAGCACTGATCTACGTTATTGTCGGCAATGGTGATGAAGCGCTGAGGTGGCTGACTGGCGTCATCTATGTCGTTTGGTTTGGCCGTCTCGGCTGGCATCTGGCGCGCCGCGTAGCCGAGGCTCCTCAAGAGGACGGACGTTACGGGTATCTGCGTCAATGGGCGGGGCCGCGTGCATCGCTGGTATTTTTTGCATTTTATTTAACCCAGGCAAGTTGGGTGTGGTTGTTCACCTTGCCGGCCTGGTTATTGGCTCAGGGTGATTGGCCCGGCGCGGGATGGGCTTTGCTGGCGCTCCTGGTCGCCGCGGTGGCGTGGGTGGGTGAATCTTTGGCGGACCACCAACTACAGAAGTTCAAAGCGGAGCCGGCAAACCGCGTAAAAACCTGTCGGGCCGGGTTTTGGTATTACAGCCGTCATCCCAATTATTTTTTTGAGTGGTGCCATTGGTTTGTTTACCCGTTACTGGGAATAGCGACCGCCGGAGGGGCATGGCTATGGCTGGCCCCCCTCATGATGTTTGTATTTTTGTATTTCGTCACCGGCATTCCGTTTACAGAAAAGCAGGCGCTACGGTCACGGGGCGAGGATTACCGTGCCTATCAGCATACAACACCGATGTTTTTTCCCTGGAAACCGAAACCGGGTGCGACCGGTACACGTCGTTAG